In Saccharolobus solfataricus, a genomic segment contains:
- a CDS encoding IS256-like element ISC1332 family transposase, whose product MTKSKNNPGRGNTIRESNTMKVMEEIREKIRKAIKEGVSLREIEEIILQEAMMEEREAYLEVEDDHKNGTYFRYLGTGDGVLRLRVPRTRKGGFRPKILPEKYERTSPDYEDFLQQLVLSGMTPSQVKAVLAAKGIPYSEIVMNRVAERISNKLKEYKSRELPHDLLALYIDVKIVKVRISESIMERAIYIAIGVDLEGNKFVLDYEVRDREDLDGWKSFLSGLVSRGVSRVDVIVSDDFSGLDRVVSTLFPSSQHQLCITHMVRNLMRVLPDKEKEELMIRVRDLKSSRNVEEGRKAILSLSQLVQPFSPARAKRLLDAADKYCSFLNFPREIRHYLYTNNTSESFNLTLARFEEELGGYFPSLRSLEVYLYVSIHESNSRWKFRPMSVIRHYSYHLKQLHASRFQVSLDEDF is encoded by the coding sequence ATGACAAAAAGTAAAAATAACCCCGGAAGGGGTAATACCATAAGGGAGAGTAATACCATGAAGGTAATGGAAGAAATAAGAGAAAAGATAAGAAAGGCAATCAAAGAAGGAGTTAGCCTAAGGGAAATAGAGGAGATAATCTTGCAAGAGGCCATGATGGAAGAGAGGGAAGCCTACCTAGAAGTTGAGGACGACCACAAGAACGGGACCTACTTCAGATATCTGGGAACCGGAGACGGAGTATTAAGACTCAGAGTACCGAGAACCAGAAAGGGTGGCTTCAGACCCAAGATCCTTCCGGAGAAGTACGAGAGGACCAGCCCAGATTACGAGGACTTCCTCCAGCAGCTCGTTCTATCAGGCATGACTCCAAGTCAAGTCAAGGCCGTGTTAGCAGCCAAGGGAATACCGTATAGTGAGATCGTAATGAATCGGGTTGCCGAGAGAATATCCAACAAACTCAAGGAATACAAGAGCCGCGAACTACCTCACGATCTCCTAGCCCTTTACATCGATGTGAAGATCGTAAAGGTCAGAATCAGCGAGTCGATCATGGAGAGAGCCATTTACATTGCCATAGGAGTTGACTTAGAAGGGAATAAGTTCGTCTTGGACTACGAAGTTAGGGATAGGGAGGACTTGGACGGTTGGAAGTCCTTCTTGAGCGGACTTGTAAGCAGGGGAGTCAGTAGGGTTGACGTAATCGTGAGCGATGACTTCTCTGGACTCGATCGCGTCGTGTCCACGCTCTTTCCCTCCTCTCAACACCAGCTCTGTATAACACACATGGTTAGGAACCTCATGAGGGTCCTCCCAGACAAGGAGAAGGAGGAACTAATGATTAGAGTTAGGGATCTAAAGTCCTCCAGGAACGTGGAGGAGGGAAGGAAGGCTATATTGTCCCTCAGCCAACTTGTCCAACCCTTTTCTCCAGCCCGAGCCAAGAGGCTTCTTGACGCTGCTGACAAGTATTGTTCCTTTCTCAACTTCCCCAGGGAGATTAGACACTACCTCTACACTAATAACACGTCGGAGAGTTTCAACTTGACCCTGGCTAGGTTTGAGGAGGAGCTCGGAGGTTACTTTCCCTCTCTTCGCTCCTTGGAGGTCTATCTCTACGTTTCGATCCATGAAAGTAATTCGCGTTGGAAGTTCAGGCCCATGTCGGTGATAAGGCATTACTCATATCATCTCAAACAACTCCACGCTTCAAGGTTCCAGGTGAGTCTTGATGAAGACTTTTAA